CTTGAAGAAATCGGCCTCTCGCATGTGAAGCTCGACCTGGGAGTGGATCTTCTCCCAGATGCGGGGCACGGCGAACAGGACGGTTGGCGACACCTCGCGCAGGTTCGTGAGCACGGTGTCGGTGTTCTCCGCGAAGTTGACGGTGAAGCCCCAGCGCACCGCGAGGTAGACGGACACCATGCGTTCCGCAATGTGGGAGAGCGGCAGGAAGCTGAGCACCTCGTCCCGTTCATCTACCGGGTTCGCTTTGGCCAGCGCCTCGGCCGTCCAGATGAGGTTTCGGTGGGTGAGCATGGCCCCTTTGGGCGGGCCGGTGGTGCCGGAGGTGTAGATGACGAGGGCCAGGTCGTCGGGCCCGAGTTGGGCTATCCGGGCGTCGAGCCATTCCGGGGCCGTTTCTGAGCTCGGGCGGCCGAGTTGCAGGAACTCGTCGAAGGAGATGACCTGAGGGTCGGAAAAGCCACGCAGGCCCTTCATGTCCATCACGACGATGCGCTGAAGGTGCGGCAGGCCGCCGCGCACCTCCAGGGCCTTGTCGAGCTGTTCTTCGCCTTCCACCACGTAGACGGCGGCTTCGCTGTGACCGAGGATGTAGGCCACCTGTTCGGGGCTGGAGGTGGGATAGATGCCGACGCTAACACCCCCGCAGGCAAGGGTGCCGAGGTCCGCAAACAGCCACTCCGGGCGGTTCTCTCCCACGATGGCGACACGGTCCCCCCGTTTGACGCCCACAGCCCCCAGCGAGTAGGCGGTGAGGCGCACGAAGCGGGCGAACTCCCCCCAGGTGAACTCCTGCCAGATGCCGAACCGCTTCCGCCGCAGGGCGACACGGTCCTTCAGGAGGCCGGCCTGGCGGAAGAAAAGCGCCGGAACGGAGGGGTACGTCAGCGGGTCGTGGGGCATCTTCGGAACGACGGTGACCGGCGCAGCCCCAAGAGAGCGAACCATAGTGGTACCTCCGGTCTTTATGATACGGGTACGCGCTCCTAGTAGCAACTAACGGCGCGTTCGAGGGAAGGGATGGGAACCGGGTGCACTCGAAGGAGTTCGACCTTACCAGCCTCAGGAATCTGGAGATTCACGCAGCCGTGGCTGAGGTCGTCACGTGGGGTGGCTGCAGGGCGCTTCGGCTCGAAAACGGCCTCGCTCTGCTGCAGGGGATCGTGGTGGAAGACGCGGCGCTGGAAGTGGATATCGGCACGGATCGGCCAGCCTATCCCGGTATCGCCTTTCGGGTTGCGGACGCCGACAACTTCGAACTGGTTTACGTCCAGCCTCACACGTCAGGACAGTGGGATGCGGTGCAGTACGACCCCGTGTTTCGTGGGGTCAACACATGGCAGATCTTCAACGGCCCACGGTACCAGGGCCAAGCCAATGTCCCCTCCGGCACGTGGCTTACGCTCCGCCTGGACGTCGTCGGTAGCCGGGTGGCCGTATCGATCGGAGACCAGCGTCCCCTAACCGTCCAGGGGCTCGCGCATGGTCGGCCCTCCGGCTCCATCGGCGTCTGGACCTATCGCCCCGCCTACTTCTCTGAGCTGAGGCTCAGCGAGCCCGATCCGGCACGCTTTGGCCCGGCTTCCCCGCCCCCTGCTCCGGACGAAGGTACAGTGACCCGTTGGTGGCTCGACGGGTACGGCTCGGTCAGCGTCGAGGAGAACGGGACCTTGAACCTCACCAGGTACCTGCCAGGAGGCGCCGGCAACCATGCCATGCTGCGTAAAGAGTTCTCCGTGAACGGTTCGGGGACGCTCGTTCTCCGTTTCGGGTTCAGTGATGAACTGGACTTGCTGGTCGACGAGACCAGGGTGTTCACGGGCACCCACCGTTTCACGGGATTCCAGGGCCGACACTCCCGGGGCTACGTCGAACCGGGGGCAAACGTGGTGCGCGTGCCCGTGACTCCCGGGCGGCACGTCCTGTCGGCACGCCTGGGCGCCGCGGAGCCCTTCGGATGGGGGATGGTGCTCTCCTTGAGGGGCGAGGATGGCGCCCGGGTCACGATGGCGTGACCCGGGCTGCCGGCGCGACAGCCATCTACCATCTAAGCGTATTCGCGGGTCTTTACCAGACCGCCAGGACCCGGCAGGGTCCCCCGGAGGCGCCGCGCACCTTCGGGGCTCCGACGATGGCGGTGGCGCCGGATGGGGGCACCTTCGCCAGGTTCGCCAGGTTTTCGAGCCCGAACAGGTTGGCGCCCAGCACGGTCAGGTGCACTTTGAAGTCCGTCGACGGGCCGATGTCCAGGCTCAGCGTGTCCACCCCGATACCGGCGATGCGGCGCTCGTTGACGAGAAACTCGGCCGCCTCGGGGCTGAAGCCCGGAAAGTGCATGGTGCCGCTTGAGTCGGCGTTGCGGTAGGCCGCCGCATCTCCCACCCGGGTCTCCCAGCCGGAGTGCATGCAGACGATCGCCCCGTCCAGGATGCGCCCATAGCGCTGCTCCCATGCGTGCAGGTCGTCCGCGGTCACCCAGGCATCGGGGTTGCGGGACGCCCGTTCGTGGATGTGCACGACGGCTAGAGGAGCAATGAGGCGTTCCGCCGGCACCTCGTCGGCCGTCCAGATGCCGGGCCTGTCCACGAAGTGGGCCGGCGCATCCATGTGCGTTCCGGTGTGCTCGCCGACGTCCCAGCGGTTGGCGTAAAAACCGTTCTGCTTGACCGTGACGAGCGTTCTCACCTTCATGGGCTCGAAGCCCGGGAACACAGGGAAGTCGGGGGAAAGCGCATGGATCAGGTCGGCCACGTGGTTGACCTCAAGCCTGGGGGCGCCGGCCGGGGAACTCGACGCCCGGGCCGTGGCGCGAGGCATGGCCAGCAGCGCCCCCACCGCCATCCCCGCCGTCGCCCGGAGCAAATCCCGGCGGCTCAACTGACGCCCCACTTGCTCAATGACGGACGGTGCACACACCGGCGGACACCCCCAATTGATGGATACGGACGGATGTCCATACCATTCTGGGGCAGATCGGTTGATACCGTCAATACAGGTGTAAGTGCGTCCTATCCCTGAGGTCCGCCCGGGCCGGGCTCTTGTGTCAGCCGCGCAGCGGGGGATCCCAGCGACTGATTTCCGTGATCGTGCGGTCCCGGTCGGTGAGCAGGTCGATATCGACGGGCCGCTTGAACGGCCGCCCGCCGGGAGCCGCCAGAAGCCGCACCACGGGACGGGTGCGGTCGGCGCTGTTCTGGGCTATCACCAGGGCGAGTTCGCCCGTGTTCAGCGCCACGACCGTCCCGGTCGGGTAGAGCGGGAGGCGTGCCAGGAAGCGTTCCACGGCCACCACGCTGAACAGCCTGCCCTTGGTACGGGTGAGGTAGCGGGCCGCCTCGTGAGCAGGCAGGCCTCGGCGATAGGGCCGGTCGGAGGTCATGGCATCGAACACGTCCACCACGGCCACCACCTGGGCCAGAGGGTGGATCTTGGCTTCTCGCAGCCCTCTGGGGTAGCCGCTTCCGTCGTTCCGCTCGTGATGCTCGTAAGCCACGTGAGCGGCCACAGCGCTGATGTCCCGCCGGCCTCGCAGCATGTCGAACCCGTAGACGGTGTGCAGCTTCATGCTTTCCGACTCGGCGGGGGTGAGCGGCCCCGGCTTCGTCAGGATGGGCCGGTTGACCTGGGTTTTGCCGACGTCGTGCAGGAGCGCCCCCATGCCCAGATCTATCAACCGGGGCCTGCTTAACCCCATGGCAATCCCCGCGATAAGCGCCATGACGCCAACATCCACGGAGTGGGCGAAGGTGTAGTCGTCGGTCGCACGGACCTGGGTGAGTCCCACCATGACCCCCTGGTGACTGAGGAGGTCGTCCAGAATGCTGTTCACGGCCTTACGAACCTTGCCCAGGTGGGGGAGGGCGCTATCTTGCTGGAGTTCCTGCACCACCTGGCGCACGGCGGCCATGGCGAACGCCCGGGTCTGCTCGGTGATGGGCGTGTCGAGGGGGATGTCGTCGGCCACGCCGTCCCGGACGTAGGCCCCGGAGAACCCGAGTTCATGCAGGCGCTGGATATAGGCGGACTTGAGGGTGACGCCGCTGTTGAGTAGAACCACCCCGTCCGGGCCGTAGAGGGGCATGGCCAGCACCATGCCGGGCTTGAGCTGGTGTAGTGGCAACCTGATCATGGGCGCCTCGCTGTTTGGGCCTCCGCGGGCGAGGCCGGCCGAGAGGGGCCGGATCCTTCACGGTGCGGACGGCACCGACGTGGGGCAAGTAATTCGTTCCCTTTCCGGCGGCTTCCTTCACAGGGGTTGGCAGCATTCCCCATGAGCTGATAAACTAGGGATACAAGCAAGTGCTTGCACGCGACGGGACGGCGACAGAGCCGCAATCTTGGGGGGGCGCGGCGGGTGAGCCCGGACACGGACAGGGAGAGCACCCGGGAGCGAATCCTGGAAGCAGCGCTGGCGGTGGCCGCCGAGAAGGGCGTGGCCCGGGCGACGACGCGTTCCATCGCCGAGCGGGCCGGCGTCAATGAGGTGACGCTCTTTCGCCACTTTGGCGACAAAGCCTCGCTGATCCGGGCGGCGTTTGACCGCCATATGCAGCGGCTCTTGCCGGTGGCCTTTACCTTTCCCCCGCCTGGGGCAACGTTCGATGAACGGCTAACCAACTTCGGGTTGTCACTTGCTCGCCTTCTGGAGGAGAACCGGGGACTCATCCACATTGCACTGCGTGAAGCCCGCAACCACGACGCCATTCGGGCGCTGAGCGGCGAGGTTCCCGGGCTTCTGCGGCGGCGCATCGCGGGGTGGTTTGAGCAGGAGCAACGGGCCGGCAACATGCAGCCGCAAGACCCGGAACTGGCAGCTCAGGCGTTTGTTGGGATGTTCTTTTCGGCGCTGGTTGGGGTCTGGGCCGTCGGCGGAGAACTCCCGTTTGACCGGGAGGTGATGGTGGCCGGGTTTGCCCGTATCTTCGCTCGCGGAACGGCCGCGCCCGACGGCGGCCGCGGCAAAGCCACTCGGGGCGCGGCGGTGCGGCAGCCGCAACACCCTACCCTCTCCTCAAGGGAGGCGCGCGACCGTGGAAGTTGACCTCCGGGCGGCTGCGAATGGGCGGGTGGCGATCGAGGCAGACGGAGTGAGGCGCCGGTTCGGCCCGGTGGTGGCGCTGGACGATCTGACGCTGCACGTTCCCGCGGGCTGCACTTTCGGGCTCATCGGGCCGAACGGGGCAGGGAAGACCACGTTCATCCGCATGGTCGTGGGCCTCGACCGCCCCCAAGCCGGGAGCGTGCTCGTACTGGGCCGGCGCATGCCAGACCCCGCCGTGGCGCCCTCCCTCGGGTACATGCCGCAGTCCGAGTCGCTCTACCTTGACCTGACCGCCCGGGAGAACCTGGCCTTTTTCGGGAGCATCTACGGGTTAACGGGTTCGCGCCTGCGGGCTCGCATCGCCGAGGTGCTCGAACTCGTCGGGCTGGCCGACGCGGCCGACCGGATGGTCGACGGCATGAGCGGCGGCATGCGCCGGCGGCTGTCGCTGGCCGCCGCCCTGATCCACGAACCGGCGCTCCTCGTGCTCGATGAACCCACGGTGGGCGTCGACCCCGAACTGCGCCTCACCTTCTGGACCCACTTTGCGCGCCTCGCCGGCCAGGGAACGACCGTGGTCATCTCCACCCACCACCTGGACGAGGCCCGCCGCTGCCAGAGGCTCGCGCTGCTGCGGGCAGGGCGGGTGCTCGCCGGCGGTTCGCCGGCGGAGTTGCTCAGGCAGGCGGGTGCGGCGGACATGGAAGAGGCATTCCTGTACTTCGCGGCGGGGGGAGACGGGCGGCGATGAACAGCGTTCGGCGCACGTTGGCGGTGGCGGTGCGAGTGTTCCGCCAGATCCGGCGAGACCCGCGCACGGTGGGGCTGATGTTCATCGTGCCCGTGGCGCTTTTGGCCCTTGTGACCTACCTGCTCGAAGGGCCGTCGAGCCCGCCCTCAGTCGCGGTGGTGGCGCCGACCCAGCGCCTGGCCACCTGGTTTTCGGTGAACCTCCTCGAACCCGTGGCCGGTGACGCCTGGAAGGTGGTGGACGCCGGGACAGCGGCCCCCGAACAGGTCATCAAGGAGGGGCGGGCGTCGGCCGTCATTGTCGTGCCCGCAGACCTGTTCAGCTCGGCGGTGCACGGGAGGCGGCCGCAGGTTGAAGTCGTGGTCGAAGGGGCGGAGTTCCAGCTGACCGGACGCATCCTGGGCGATTTCCGGCGCCTGCTGCCGGAGTTGGCCGGCCGCCTGGCGGCTGTGGTGAGCGGCCCTCTTGGCGCGATGGCAGGAGGGGTGGGAGGAGAGGGGCCGTCCGGGCTCGCGGCGGCGCCGCCCTTCAGCGTCAGGTACGTCTACGGGCACGAACAAATGCGCATGGCGGATTACCT
The genomic region above belongs to Bacillota bacterium and contains:
- a CDS encoding ABC transporter permease codes for the protein MNSVRRTLAVAVRVFRQIRRDPRTVGLMFIVPVALLALVTYLLEGPSSPPSVAVVAPTQRLATWFSVNLLEPVAGDAWKVVDAGTAAPEQVIKEGRASAVIVVPADLFSSAVHGRRPQVEVVVEGAEFQLTGRILGDFRRLLPELAGRLAAVVSGPLGAMAGGVGGEGPSGLAAAPPFSVRYVYGHEQMRMADYLAPGLLGYLTFFFVFLLTATSFLRERQRGTLVRVVTSPVRPVEVIAGYMAGLSPFVMAQAGIVVAFVVWALGVVYRGSLGWVILIELVLTLGAASLGIFLSVFARSELQVMQFIPVVIVPQAVLSGLVVSVKVLPAILKPVAYAMPLTYATTALTDVMVRGLGPLAFWDEVLVLAGFAALFSLLGSRSVRRA
- a CDS encoding TetR/AcrR family transcriptional regulator, which produces MSPDTDRESTRERILEAALAVAAEKGVARATTRSIAERAGVNEVTLFRHFGDKASLIRAAFDRHMQRLLPVAFTFPPPGATFDERLTNFGLSLARLLEENRGLIHIALREARNHDAIRALSGEVPGLLRRRIAGWFEQEQRAGNMQPQDPELAAQAFVGMFFSALVGVWAVGGELPFDREVMVAGFARIFARGTAAPDGGRGKATRGAAVRQPQHPTLSSREARDRGS
- a CDS encoding ABC transporter ATP-binding protein, with protein sequence MEVDLRAAANGRVAIEADGVRRRFGPVVALDDLTLHVPAGCTFGLIGPNGAGKTTFIRMVVGLDRPQAGSVLVLGRRMPDPAVAPSLGYMPQSESLYLDLTARENLAFFGSIYGLTGSRLRARIAEVLELVGLADAADRMVDGMSGGMRRRLSLAAALIHEPALLVLDEPTVGVDPELRLTFWTHFARLAGQGTTVVISTHHLDEARRCQRLALLRAGRVLAGGSPAELLRQAGAADMEEAFLYFAAGGDGRR
- a CDS encoding HD domain-containing phosphohydrolase — translated: MIRLPLHQLKPGMVLAMPLYGPDGVVLLNSGVTLKSAYIQRLHELGFSGAYVRDGVADDIPLDTPITEQTRAFAMAAVRQVVQELQQDSALPHLGKVRKAVNSILDDLLSHQGVMVGLTQVRATDDYTFAHSVDVGVMALIAGIAMGLSRPRLIDLGMGALLHDVGKTQVNRPILTKPGPLTPAESESMKLHTVYGFDMLRGRRDISAVAAHVAYEHHERNDGSGYPRGLREAKIHPLAQVVAVVDVFDAMTSDRPYRRGLPAHEAARYLTRTKGRLFSVVAVERFLARLPLYPTGTVVALNTGELALVIAQNSADRTRPVVRLLAAPGGRPFKRPVDIDLLTDRDRTITEISRWDPPLRG
- a CDS encoding cyclase family protein is translated as MCAPSVIEQVGRQLSRRDLLRATAGMAVGALLAMPRATARASSSPAGAPRLEVNHVADLIHALSPDFPVFPGFEPMKVRTLVTVKQNGFYANRWDVGEHTGTHMDAPAHFVDRPGIWTADEVPAERLIAPLAVVHIHERASRNPDAWVTADDLHAWEQRYGRILDGAIVCMHSGWETRVGDAAAYRNADSSGTMHFPGFSPEAAEFLVNERRIAGIGVDTLSLDIGPSTDFKVHLTVLGANLFGLENLANLAKVPPSGATAIVGAPKVRGASGGPCRVLAVW